The sequence CTCAACGGCAATGCCCAGTTTTTAGCGAAAGAGCTGGCGGCCCTCGGCATTGCCCACTACTACCAAACTGTGGTAGGTGACAACCCAGCCCGGATCCAGCAGGCGGTGACCATTGCCGCCGCGCGATCGCAGCTCCTGATCTTTACGGGCGGTCTTGGCCCCACCCCCGACGATCTCACCATTGAGACCCTGGCCCACCTGTTTGAAACGCCTCTGGTAGAGCATGCCGACCTGCTGGCCGACATTGAAACCAAATTCACCGCCCGGGGTCGCACCATGCCCCCTAGTAACCGCAAACAGGCGCTGCTGCCTGAAGGGGCAGCGGTCTTGCCCAATCCCCAGGGCACTGCCCCCGGCATTATCTGGTCACCCCGCCCCCAGCTAACGCTGATCACCTTTCCCGGCGTGCCCCGCGAAATGCAGGCCATGTGGCGAGAAACCGCCAGGCCCTACCTGCATGAACAGGGCTGGGTAACCACCACCATCGTCAGCCGCATGCTGCGGTTTTGGGGCATTAGCGAATCGGCGCTAGCAGAGCAGGTCGCCCCCTATTTGAGCCAGGGCAATCCAACGGTAGCCCCCTACGCCAGCCAGGGCGAAGCCAAGTTGCGCATTAGCGTGCGGGCCGACTCTCGGGAATCGGCCCTGGCCCAAATTGAGCCGGTGGAAGCGGGCATTCGCGCCCTAGTGGGTGCCGACTGCTACGGGGCCGATGACGATACGCTGGCCACCGTGGTGGGGCAATTGCTGCTTCAGCGGCAGCAGACCGTAGCGGTGGCCGAATCTTGCACGGGCGGCGGGTTGGGGCAGCTGTTCACCACAGTGGCGGGCAGCTCGTCCTACTTTCGGGGTGGCGTGATTGCCTACGACAACCAGGTGAAAGTCAATCTGCTCAAGGTCGATGCCGCTGTGCTAGACGACCAGGGCGCAGTCAGTGCAATCGTGGCTGAACAAATGGCCTTGGGAGCCAAGGCACTCTTGGGCACCGACTGGGCCTTGAGTATTACCGGCATCGCTGGGCCTGACGGCGGTACGGCCACTAAACCCGTGGGGCTGGTTTACATTGGCCTAGCCACCCCCGACGGGGAGGCAGTCAGCTACAAGCACGAGTTTTCAGGCTATCGCGGTCGCGACTGGGTGCGTCAACTCAGCGCCCTCTCCGCCCTGGATGCTCTGCGGCGCAACCTGCTGTAACGGTTAGGTTGATCATTTGCTTCAATTGGCTATTATGTAATTATGGATTAAGTGCACCCCACTGGGCCTTAAGGCCCGTCTCAGGCAAGAGCAAGCCGGGGTAGCGTGTGCCAGTAAGGAGTTTTGCCCTAATGGATTACATCGATAAGGCTCTCGAAAAACTGCGCGAGTGGGTCGATAGAGTCATTGAGGCTCTATTTGGCCCTGAAACTCAGGGAGAGCCTGACCTAATCCCAATTCCGGTAGACGAACCCCGCCGCTAGAGCGCTCTCCAACGCAGTCTCGATGCTGCTTTGTGCTGCTGTTTCAAGCGCAGTTCACTCTACGTACAGAGCTGGTTTGGCAGTGCTTAGGCAGTTGCGAGGTTGCCACGGCAGGTTAGTTTGTAGGTTTGGCAAATTCTAGCCGAAGCTAGTCCCGTGCGGCCCATTCTTCCTAAACCTAAAACTTACCGCTAAACCCTCAGTCAGGGTTGCTCTATTTGCTGACCGATACTAGTTCTTTAAGATCGCACAGTTAGTTTACGCTGCGTTTTATCCGGCCAACTGTTTACCCAACGGCCTAAGCGACGTCACCCTTTTGCTGAATCAAGCCCTGTTCTTAGCTATTCCTTTAGGCAACAATAAGACGATAACCACTCATGGAACAGGTCATTGCTTAAGGTTCAAGTTATCCACGGCCCCAATCTCAACCTGCTGGGTTTGCGAGAGCCAACGATCTACGGCAGGCAGACCCTAGACAGTATCAATCAAACCCTAGAGGCTGAAGCGGCCACCTTGGGGGTGACCTTGGCTAGCTTTCAGTCCAACAGTGAAGGGGCTTTAGTCGATTGCATTCAGGCCACCTTTGGCGAGAAAGATGGCATTTTGATCAACCCAGGCGCTTACACCCACACCAGCGTGGCAATTAGGGATGCGATCGCTGCTGTCGGCCTGCCCACCGTAGAGGTACACCTCAGCAATATCCACAAGCGCGAAGCCTTTCGCCACCATTCCTATATTGCAGCGGTAGCCGTGGGGCAAATCTGCGGCTTTGGAGCCGACAGCTATCGCCTGGGGTTGCACGCCCTGGTGCAGCACCTCAAGACTGTTCAAGCGGTGCCGCCAGAGTCTTAGGCCTCAGGCCCTCACCGCTGAGTCTTGCCTCCAAACCTCAGCTACTCTAGATTTTTTAGGCACCTGTCGCTCTACCATGGTTACCGCCACCGCTACGATCAAGTTTCTTCAGTCGCCCACCTCCCCAGCGTGGGTTGAGCAAGCGCTGGCCCATCTAGACGTAATTTTGCTAGACCACGCCCAATGTGAGCGCAAGGCCGCCGGGGTGGCCCTGAGCCTGATTAACCGCTATCCGTCAGATGCTGAATTGGTCAGGGTGCTAACCGCGATCGCCCAGGAAGAACTGGCTCACTTTGCCCAGGTCAACCAGTGGCTAGAACGGCGCGGCGTTGCTTTTGGGCCTCTGCCACCACCGCCCTACGGGGCCGGATTGCGCCAGCAGGTGCGATCGGTCGAGCCCCACCGCCAGCTAGACATCCTGTTGGTATCGGCCCTGATCGAGGCCCGTAGCCATGAGCGGCTGGGGCTCTTGGCAGAGCACTGTCCTGAGGCTGAGCTAGCCCAGTTTTATCGCAGCTTGATGGCCTCTGAGGCCCGCCACTACGGGGCCTACTGGGTACTGGCCACGGGCCGGTTTCCCCGGCCTGAGGTAGAGGCTCGTCTGCAAACCCTGGCCACCGCCGAGAGTGACCTTCTCGCCCATCTGCACCCTCAGCCGCGAATTCACAGTTGATCAGGTTTAATTGAGCCATTCTAGGTAGACAAGCCCATGACTCCTGACCATTGCAGCACCTTCGGCCCCTACTTAATTCGCAGCTGGCAACCGAGCGATCGCGAGGCCGCTGCGGCCATTGTTGCTCAGGTGCTGCAAGAATATTGTCTGACCTGCGAACCAACCGATAGCGATCGCGATGTGTTAGAGGTCGAAGCCTGCTACTGGGAAACCGGCGGCCAGTTTTGGGTAGTAGAAAAGGATGGGGTGCTGGTGGGAACGGCAGGCTATCGCCCCACCCAACGGGGCGAGCACGCCGTAGAGCTGCGCAAAATGTACCTGCTGCCCCAGGTGCGGGGGCAGGGGCTGGGCCGCTACCTGCTGAGCAGTCTAGAAATCGCGATTCAGCAGCATGGGTTTGACGAGATCTGGCTTGAAACCGCCTCGGTGCTCAAAGAAGCCGTGGGGCTGTACGAAGCTATGGGCTATGAACCGGCCAGCGGAGTTGAGACCGCTAGGTGCGATCGCGTCTACCACAAACGCCTATTGCCGACCCACTCGGCAGCAGCTCCGACCCAGGCCATGGGTTAAGCGCTATACCGCCAAAATTTAGCTATAATCGCCACATTCACACTGGGAGAGGCCGTTTTGATTGCCATTTATCCCGGCAGTTTTGACCCCATTACCCTGGGCCACTTAGACATTATTACCCGTGGCAGTCGCCTGTTTGATCGGGTGATCGTTTTGGTGTCGAGTAACCCCAACAAAGTGCCGATGTTTTCTACCGCCGAGCGCATCCATCAAATTGAGCGATCGGTCAACCATCTCGGCAACATCGAGATCGATCACTATGATGGCCTCACCATCAACTATGCCAGACAGCGTCATGCTCAGGTGTTGCTACGGGGGCTGCGAGTGCTCTCCGATTTCGAAAAAGAGCTGCAAATGGCGCATACTAATAAAACCCTGGCCGACGATATTGAAACCCTTTTCCTCTCAACCTCCACAGAGTACGGCTTTCTCAGCAGCAGCCTGGTCAAAGAAATCGCCCGCTTTGGCGGCCCCATCGATCATCTTGTCCCCCACCATGTAGCGCGAGATATTTACCAATGCTACGCCCAGACCCAGCCCAACTCAATGCCCAACCCCGCAAGGCCCGCAGCACCGGTGCCCAAGCCAATGGATTGCCTGTAGATGCAGAGGGTGGGACTACAACTGGCCTGCCTAGCCCTGGTGATCTTGACATTCAGCAAGAGCTGAACAATCTCGAAGAGCTGATTCTCGCCAGCCCTAGGGTGCCTTTCAGCGGTCGCACCCTAGTAGACGAAGACCAGCTGCTTGACCAACTCGATGCCATTCGCCTCAACTTACCGCCAGCCTTTCGCCAAGCGGTACAAATTTTGCAGCAGCGCAACAGCGTGATTGCCGAAGCCGAGCGCTACGCCCAAGACTTAATTGCCGCCGCCGAACAGCAGGCCGCCCAAATACTAGACGAGCTAGGCATTGTGCGCCAGGCAGAGCAGATGGCCCAGCAGATCAAAACCCAGGCTCAGAAAGACTGCGATGGCCTGCGTACCCAAGTGATCAGCGACATTGAGCAAATGCAAACTCAGGCTCAGCGAGAATGGGAAGCGCAGCGCCAAAAGGCCCTAGCCGAGCAAACGATGATTCAACAAGAGGCCGATGGCTACGCCGACCAGGTGCTCTCCAGCGTAGAGCAGCAGCTGTCGCAAATGCTGCGCATCATCCAAAACGGTCGCAGCCATCTGCAGCCCGTCAAAGAGGCTCCGGCTACTGTCCCCCAGCGTCCTCGAGGTGGCAAGGCCGGGCCGTCGCCTAGTAGCACCGACCCTCGCACCGACGCAGATCGCGCTACCCATCGCCCCCGCCCCACCCAAAAGCCCGACGCCTCAGTATGATCAGCTACCTCAAGGGGGTGCTGGCCGATATCCAAAAGCCCGGCAACCACAAAATCATTGTCACCCTGGATGTCAACCAGGTGGGTTACGACATGCAGGTACCGGCCCGCCAGCTGTCGCTTTTGCCCCCGCTAGGGGAGGTCGTGCAGCTGTTTAGCCATCTCTACTTTCGCGAGGACCAAGCGGTGCTGTTTGGCTTTGGTCAGCGCCAGGAACGAGACCTGTTTCGGTTGCTGATTAGCGTCAGTGGCATTGGCCCCCAAATGGCGCTGGCCCTACTCGACACCCTAGGCGAAGCCGAACTCACCCAGGCCGTAGTCAGTGGCAACACCCGCCTGCTCTCGCGCACCCCAGGGGTGGGCACCAAAACCGCCGAGCGGCTGGTGCTAGAGCTCAAAACCAAGCTGCAAGATTGGCAAACTCAGTCGGGAGTGGGGCTGGTACCTACAGCAGGCCCAGTGCCCACTCTCTACGAAGACGTAGAAACCACCTTAAGTGCCTTGGGCTACAGCCAAAGCGAAATTCTGAAGGCGTTGCAGGCGGTCGGGCGCAGCTCCACGCTGCAAAAGACAGCCGATCCAGAAAGCTGGGTGCGCGAGGCGATCGCCTGGTTGAGCCAGTGAGTCTTAGTCGCCAGCCCCCCGCCACCCCCTAGGGCAACTGGTTTTGCCTGCCGACAATATCCAATCTGGGCAAAGCGAGGAGAGCAGTGACCTCTATGCTATAGTGGAAAATCCTGACTCAAACCTATCCTTCTAGAGAAGCTGTCTGTCCCATGACTCTGTTGCAAGCGCGCAAGCAGGAACTCATCTCCGATTATCAGGTGCACGAAACTGACACCGGCTCTGCCGATGTACAGATTGCCATGCTCACCGATCGCATCAATCAGCTGAGCTCTCACCTGCAAAAAAACAAAAAAGATTACTCGTCACGGCGCGGCCTGCTGAAAATGATCGGCCAACGCAAGCGCTTGATGGGCTACCTGCAAAAGCAAGACTCTGAGCGCTACCGGGCGCTAATTCAGAAGCTCGGCATTCGCGGCTAGGCGAACTGGCTTTAGCCCAATTACGGCGTTGCTTGTACTTCTCATGTAGCTCCTATGGCCTCCGAGTCTTCCCGCAAGCGTCTGCCCTTTGAACCCGTTGGTAAGGGTGCTGGCAAAGCGATCGCAGCTCAAAAAGCAGATCCCCAAAAAGCGAGTAAGCCAGCCCCTAGTTCGGCTAAAAGCACGGCAAAAAAATCTGTTACCAAACAGGGTGAACCCCAAAAAACGGTGGCAAGGCAGTCTGGCGCAAAGCAAAACGCTAGAGCGGCAAAGCAGTCTGCCAGAGCATCAACGGCTATCCCCGAAGTGGTGAGCAACCGGATGCTGCGCCGCATGTTGGCTTTTTCAGGCGTCCCTACGCTTACCGGCATCCTGACGTTTTTTGTCAGCTACTACTTAGTCGTCAACCGCGTAGTCGAGCT is a genomic window of Nodosilinea sp. E11 containing:
- the aroQ gene encoding type II 3-dehydroquinate dehydratase, whose amino-acid sequence is MLKVQVIHGPNLNLLGLREPTIYGRQTLDSINQTLEAEAATLGVTLASFQSNSEGALVDCIQATFGEKDGILINPGAYTHTSVAIRDAIAAVGLPTVEVHLSNIHKREAFRHHSYIAAVAVGQICGFGADSYRLGLHALVQHLKTVQAVPPES
- a CDS encoding PAM68 family protein — encoded protein: MASESSRKRLPFEPVGKGAGKAIAAQKADPQKASKPAPSSAKSTAKKSVTKQGEPQKTVARQSGAKQNARAAKQSARASTAIPEVVSNRMLRRMLAFSGVPTLTGILTFFVSYYLVVNRVVELPSYFVLLITLGCFGLGVVGLTYGVLSSSWDEDRPGSRLGLDEFKVNFGRMTSAWGTKSER
- the coaD gene encoding pantetheine-phosphate adenylyltransferase produces the protein MIAIYPGSFDPITLGHLDIITRGSRLFDRVIVLVSSNPNKVPMFSTAERIHQIERSVNHLGNIEIDHYDGLTINYARQRHAQVLLRGLRVLSDFEKELQMAHTNKTLADDIETLFLSTSTEYGFLSSSLVKEIARFGGPIDHLVPHHVARDIYQCYAQTQPNSMPNPARPAAPVPKPMDCL
- a CDS encoding competence/damage-inducible protein A produces the protein MPPSPVSPLSETAPTPPAPQSAEIICVGTELLLGDILNGNAQFLAKELAALGIAHYYQTVVGDNPARIQQAVTIAAARSQLLIFTGGLGPTPDDLTIETLAHLFETPLVEHADLLADIETKFTARGRTMPPSNRKQALLPEGAAVLPNPQGTAPGIIWSPRPQLTLITFPGVPREMQAMWRETARPYLHEQGWVTTTIVSRMLRFWGISESALAEQVAPYLSQGNPTVAPYASQGEAKLRISVRADSRESALAQIEPVEAGIRALVGADCYGADDDTLATVVGQLLLQRQQTVAVAESCTGGGLGQLFTTVAGSSSYFRGGVIAYDNQVKVNLLKVDAAVLDDQGAVSAIVAEQMALGAKALLGTDWALSITGIAGPDGGTATKPVGLVYIGLATPDGEAVSYKHEFSGYRGRDWVRQLSALSALDALRRNLL
- the rpsO gene encoding 30S ribosomal protein S15, producing the protein MTLLQARKQELISDYQVHETDTGSADVQIAMLTDRINQLSSHLQKNKKDYSSRRGLLKMIGQRKRLMGYLQKQDSERYRALIQKLGIRG
- the ruvA gene encoding Holliday junction branch migration protein RuvA; protein product: MISYLKGVLADIQKPGNHKIIVTLDVNQVGYDMQVPARQLSLLPPLGEVVQLFSHLYFREDQAVLFGFGQRQERDLFRLLISVSGIGPQMALALLDTLGEAELTQAVVSGNTRLLSRTPGVGTKTAERLVLELKTKLQDWQTQSGVGLVPTAGPVPTLYEDVETTLSALGYSQSEILKALQAVGRSSTLQKTADPESWVREAIAWLSQ
- a CDS encoding GNAT family N-acetyltransferase — protein: MTPDHCSTFGPYLIRSWQPSDREAAAAIVAQVLQEYCLTCEPTDSDRDVLEVEACYWETGGQFWVVEKDGVLVGTAGYRPTQRGEHAVELRKMYLLPQVRGQGLGRYLLSSLEIAIQQHGFDEIWLETASVLKEAVGLYEAMGYEPASGVETARCDRVYHKRLLPTHSAAAPTQAMG
- a CDS encoding tRNA-(ms[2]io[6]A)-hydroxylase, encoding MVTATATIKFLQSPTSPAWVEQALAHLDVILLDHAQCERKAAGVALSLINRYPSDAELVRVLTAIAQEELAHFAQVNQWLERRGVAFGPLPPPPYGAGLRQQVRSVEPHRQLDILLVSALIEARSHERLGLLAEHCPEAELAQFYRSLMASEARHYGAYWVLATGRFPRPEVEARLQTLATAESDLLAHLHPQPRIHS